A single Acidaminococcus sp. DNA region contains:
- a CDS encoding DUF1292 domain-containing protein — protein sequence MTKEKDMMDTQDQEELVIITDEAGNETYYTEEMVIPVDNKNFALLVKAQADDEAAEDDDDTVIIARMEFDENGEPLYLDPTDEEFEVVKKAYDAIMDEMEKQDEE from the coding sequence ATGACAAAGGAAAAGGACATGATGGATACACAGGATCAGGAAGAACTTGTGATCATCACGGACGAAGCAGGAAATGAAACGTATTATACGGAAGAAATGGTCATTCCCGTGGATAACAAAAACTTTGCCCTTCTCGTAAAGGCTCAGGCTGATGATGAAGCTGCAGAGGATGACGATGACACGGTCATTATTGCCCGTATGGAATTTGATGAAAACGGAGAGCCGCTTTATCTGGATCCTACGGACGAAGAATTTGAAGTCGTCAAGAAGGCTTATGACGCCATCATGGACGAAATGGAAAAACAGGACGAGGAATAA
- the ruvX gene encoding Holliday junction resolvase RuvX: MRIMGLDLGTRTIGVAVSDETGLIARGVETIHRRSLEKDFARLKEIAGQENVEAFVLGYPKNMNGSVGERAKASEEFKVLLEQQFPGKPVTLWDERLSTVAAEKVLIEADLQRKRRKKIIDMMAAVVILQNYLDSRRR, encoded by the coding sequence ATGAGAATTATGGGACTGGACCTGGGAACCCGGACAATCGGCGTCGCCGTCAGTGATGAGACGGGACTGATTGCCCGCGGGGTGGAAACAATCCATCGCAGGAGCCTTGAAAAAGATTTTGCCAGGCTGAAGGAAATTGCCGGGCAGGAAAATGTCGAGGCCTTCGTCCTGGGATATCCGAAAAATATGAATGGCTCTGTCGGCGAACGAGCCAAGGCCAGTGAGGAATTTAAAGTCCTTCTGGAGCAGCAGTTCCCCGGAAAGCCTGTCACCCTGTGGGATGAAAGGCTTTCTACGGTAGCTGCCGAAAAGGTGCTGATTGAGGCCGACCTGCAGCGCAAAAGACGGAAGAAAATCATCGATATGATGGCGGCTGTGGTCATCCTGCAGAATTATCTGGACAGCCGGAGGAGGTAA